Proteins encoded within one genomic window of Lynx canadensis isolate LIC74 chromosome B4, mLynCan4.pri.v2, whole genome shotgun sequence:
- the LOC115517678 gene encoding olfactory receptor 8S1-like gives MKNLTIVTEFVLMGLSRNPQIQTILFALFLVIYLLTLMGNVMMILVIRTDSHLKTPMYFFLGHLSFLDLCLSSVTMPKMLQNLLMQKKTVSVWGCVTQSFFLIFSGSTEACLLSAMAYDRYAAICHPLLYSMVMNRPLCVGMVTAAWAVGFLNSLPNSLFIYNLHFCGPNIIPHFCCELPSLFPLSCTDPTANEALLAGSCALLGFVTLPLILFSYSRIISAILSICSSEGQGKAFSTCSSHLTVVLLYYGTALFRYMTPLSGSKLEQVVSIQYSVITSLLNPIIYSLKNQEVKAALYKMLKQ, from the coding sequence ATGAAAAATCTCACCATCGTTACCGAGTTTGTCCTCATGGGATTGTCCAGAAATCCCCAGATCCAGACCATCCTTTTTGCACTATTTCTGGTGATTTACCTCTTGACCCTAATGGGGAATGTGATGATGATCCTGGTGATCAGAACTGATTCTCACCTTAAGacacccatgtacttcttcctagGTCACCTGTCATTTCTAGATCTCTGTCTTTCTTCAGTAACCATGCCCAAGATGCTGCAGAACTTACTAATGCAGAAGAAAACCGTATCTGTGTGGGGCTGTGTGACCCAGAGTTTCTTTCTCATATTCTCTGGGAGCACAGAGGCCTGCCTACTCTCTGCCATGGCATATGACCGCTATGCTGCCATCTGCCACCCTCTCCTCTACAGCATGGTTATGAATAGGCCTCTTTGTGTCGGGATGGTAACTGCAGCATGGGCAGTGGGGTTCCTAAACTCCTTGCCAAACAGTCTTTTCATTTACAACTTACATTTCTGTGGCCCCAATATCATCCCTCACTTTTGCTGTGAGCTGCCTtcactcttccctctctcctgcacTGACCCTACTGCCAATGAGGCCCTTCTTGCTGGGTCATGTGCACTGTTGGGATTTGTGACACTTCCCCTGATCCTCTTCTCTTATTCCAGAATCATCTCTGCCATCCTAAGCATATGTTCTTCTGAGGGTCAAGGCAAAGCCTTCTCTACCTGTTCTTCCCACCTTACTGTGGTGCTTTTGTATTATGGCACAGCTTTATTCAGATACATGACTCCCCTCTCCGGCTCCAAGTTGGAACAAGTGGTCTCCATTCAGTACAGTGTGATCACATCCTTGCTAAACCCCATCATCTACAGCCTCAAGAACCAGGAGGTGAAGGCAGCTCTGTATAAAATGTTGAAGCAATAA